In the genome of Asterias amurensis chromosome 16, ASM3211899v1, one region contains:
- the LOC139949276 gene encoding G-protein coupled receptor 54-like, whose translation MTTSITQTIGFLVNSSECCHESIAFTTKTIFGETTTTRSIPIITTDEAAVVQATAGQAAWLIPVIFGLITVCGVVGNSLVIYVIVRHGHMKTVTNYYIVNLAVTDISFLLCCAPFTATLFVSPNWLFGRFMCKFVFYMMQVTGQCTCLTLTAMSVDRYQAIVHPIKSLKSRTTRVACIVNMCIWIGSLLISVPVAIFFDLSLYINLLVCSEMWPLDIMFPGYAVFSFILLYVIPIFTISVCYSLMLRKLWSRVSPGEDNNSHLNNARQKRKVTRMVLVVVLVFAICWLPTYIINLWIRLDPYFPKTNATYIFKMAAHTLSYANSSVNPFVYAFMGENYRRYFKKAFPVCFRQRVRRPTDFTTSRTDPTGNFNGGTAGIGGRTVETVALD comes from the exons ATGACGACCTCGATCACTCAAACTATTGGATTTCTCGTGAATTCCTCTGAGTGCTGTCATGAGTCAATCGCTTTCACAACCAAAACTATCTTCGGAGAAACGACTACTACTCGCAGCATCCCAATCATCACCACAGACGAAGCCGCAGTGGTGCAAGCCACAGCGGGACAAGCTGCCTGGCTTATCCCGGTCATCTTTGGGCTGATCACGGTCTGTGGCGTGGTTGGTAACTCCCTCGTGATCTACGTGATTGTCCGTCACGGTCACATGAAGACCGTGACGAACTACTACATCGTGAACCTAGCCGTTACTGATATCTCCTTTCTGCTCTGCTGTGCACCGTTCACGGCTACTCTATTTGTGTCTCCAAACTGGCTCTTTGGGAGATTCATGTGCAAGTTCGTCTTCTACATGATGCAG GTGACTGGTCAGTGCACGTGTCTAACACTGACAGCTATGAGTGTGGACCGGTACCAGGCTATTGTTCATCCAATCAAATCACTCAAGTCTCGAACGACCAGAGTAGCGTGCATTGTCAACATGTGCATCTGGATTG GATCACTGCTGATCTCCGTGCCGGTGGCCATCTTCTTTGATTTATCCCTCTACATCAACCTGTTGGTCTGCTCTGAGATGTGGCCCCTGGACATCATGTTCCCTGGATACGCCGTCTTCAGCTTTATCCTCCTCTACGTGATTCCCATCTTCACCATCTCCGTCTGTTACAGCCTCATGCTCCGCAAGCTGTGGTCTCGCGTGTCACCTGGTGAAGACAACAACTCCCATCTTAACAACGCCCGTCAGAAACGCAAAGTCACCCGCATGGTCCTGGTGGTGGTGCTGGTCTTCGCTATATGCTGGCTGCCCACTTACATCATCAACCTCTGGATCCGTCTTGACCCGTACTTCCCCAAGACCAACGCCACGTatattttcaagatggcggcgcACACGTTGTCGTACGCCAACTCCAGCGTCAACCCGTTCGTGTACGCCTTTATGGGAGAGAACTACAGGCGGTACTTCAAGAAGGCGTTCCCGGTGTGCTTCCGCCAGCGAGTGAGACGTCCCACGGACTTCACGACGTCTCGCACGGACCCTACTGGAAACTTCAACGGGGGAACTGCGGGTATTGGTGGGCGGACTGTTGAAACCGTTGCGTTGGACTAA